In a single window of the Pseudopipra pipra isolate bDixPip1 chromosome Z, bDixPip1.hap1, whole genome shotgun sequence genome:
- the SECISBP2 gene encoding selenocysteine insertion sequence-binding protein 2 isoform X3 has product MSAERRPRSGRGGEGIKLSAEVKPFVPKHAAVTVAWSEPSEACVFPRYLTTCYPFVQEPSLDNGLGDPAFREYSSCSYPPDVANAYPVAGSQYHSNNSTHYNGSGLVSESSEHTYPIRQESKSLSKRRSKESEKKLDKKRHDGSESSVRIMNRTSFPTPACSRDSMKPDRFNKTTNKKSTQTPKPESLPVPTFEASILDFHMSQSLGSSETLNVQHKSAPEAKSKASSKTLDETGTNLIPSSFDGRDGSAQPRVSWAGVLSQPSKKIISSPASEGLSRGKGKEDSEPKQSETKNNASETEPEEGSEKKKKKKKKKKKTKSSTDVERPQSESTTIQEPPKIEDVEEFPDLTAASDRRNRVGSQKSSFTPALRKQSEIHIPEEPCDTQSPSLDETPKVDGLTGKQASSSVLERKKMQEASRNSGKKSQVPVQLDLGGMLAVLEQKQQTEKLKQSSKPVVFSVGGAIPLLSKEPSTATKSHRLNQGKMPHNPLDSSAPLVKKGKQREVPKAKRPTPLKKIILKEREQRKQQHLLEQKAAPKDEDNVCQSAENITENETLLQDSQAALPVMQVAEGLLENTETKESKEGSTTSKQLTTSLPKIHSRNFRDYCSQVLSKEVDSCVTDLLKELVRFQDRLYQKDPVKAKIKRRLVMGLREVLKHLKLKKLKCVIISPNCEKIQSKGGLDETLHNIIDCACEQNIPFVFALNRKALGRCVNKAVPVSVVGIFSYDGAQDHFHRMVQLTTEARKAYKDMIAALEEAAKGGLRETQPSILTPEPEKNGLSETGNPTSKDSDEDVPNYIKVWKRKLEEEYNPYALELEKSAAADMAIVNLEEHQ; this is encoded by the exons ACATGCTACCCATTTGTTCAGGAACCATCTTTGGATAA TGGTCTGGGAGATCCTGCCTTCCGTGAATATTCCAGCTGCTCTTACCCACCTGATGTGGCAAATGCGTATCCAGTAGCTGGCTCACAATATCATTCTAACAACTCAACACACTATAATGGTTCAGGACTAGTCAGTGAATCTTCTGAGCACACATATCCAATCAGACAAGAAAGTAAGAGTCTTTCAAAG AGGAGATCaaaagaaagtgagaaaaaatTGGACAAGAAAAGACATGATGGAAGTGAGTCTTCAGTCAGAATTATGAACAGGACTTCATTCCCAACTCCTGCATGCAGCAGAGATTCCATGAAGCCAG ACAGGTTCAATAAAACTACAAACAAGAAGTCAACTCAAACTCCAAAACCAGAGTCTCTTCCTGTACCCACATTTGAAGCTAGCATTCTGGATTTCCACATGTCACAGAGTTTGGGAAGCAGTGAAACACTGAATGTACAGCACAAAAGTGCACCA gaagcaaaaagcaaagcttcATCAAAAACTTTAGATGAAACAGGAACCAATTTAATTCCCTCTTCATTTGATGGTAGAG ATGGCTCTGCTCAGCCACGTGTGTCTTGGGCTGGGGTACTTTCACAGCCctcaaagaaaattatttcatcacCAGCATCTGAAGGTCTTTCCAGAGGCAAAGGGAAGGAAGATAGTGAACCAAAG CagtcagaaacaaaaaacaatgcTAGTGAAACTGAGCCTGAAGAAGgttcagaaaagaagaaaaaaaagaagaaaaagaagaaaaaaacaaagtcatCCACTGATGTAGAGAGACCTCAGAGTGAATCTACTACAATACAGGAACCACCGAAGATTGAG GATGTTGAGGAGTTTCCTGATCTGACAGCTGCTTCTGATAGGAGAAACAGGGTAGGATCTCAGAAGTCATCCTTTACTCCTGCACTCAGAAAGCAGTCTGAA ATCCATATCCCTGAAGAGCCCTGTGATACtcagtctccctcactggatgAAACTCCCAAGGTGGACGGACTGACAGGGAAGCAAGCCTCATCTTCGGtattagaaagaaagaaaatgcag GAAGCATCCAGGAACAGTGGTAAGAAGAGTCAAGTTCCTGTGCAATTGGATTTGGGTGGCATGCTGGCAGTCTtggagcagaagcagcaaacagAGAAGTTGAAACAGTCTTCTAAACCTGTGGTGTTTTCAG ttGGTGGTGCCATACCATTGCTTTCAAAGGAACCTTCCACGGCCACGAAAAGTCACCGGTTGAACCAAGGAAAGATGCCTCATAACCCTCTGGATTCCAGTGCTCCCTTGGTAAAGAAAGGGAAACAGAGGGAAGTACCTAAAGCAAAGAGACCAACTCCTCTTAAAAAG ATCATtctgaaagaaagagaacaaagaaagcaacagcaccTGTTAGAACAGAAAGCAGCACCAAAAGATGAAGATAATGTTTGTCAGTCTGCagaaaatattactgaaaaCGAGACACTTCTACAGGATAGTCAAGCAG CTCTTCCTGTAATGCAAGTTGCTGAAGGGCTTCTGGAGAACACAGAGACCAAGGAATCTAAAGAAGGTTCTACAACTTCAAAGCAGCTAACCACCAGTCTTCCAAAAATCCACAGTAGGAATTTTAGAGA TTACTGCAGCCAGGTGCTTAGTAAAGAAGTTGACAGTTGTGTGACAGACCTTTTAAAAGAACTGGTTCGTTTCCAAGATCGTTTGTACCAGAAAGACCCAGTAAAGGCCAAGATAAAACGCAGGCTTGTTATGGGTCTCAGAGAAGTTCTGAAACATCTGAAGCTGAAGAAGCTGAAGTGTGTCATCATCTCTCCTAACTGTGAAAAGATTCAGTCAAAGG GTGGGCTGGATGAGACTCTGCACAACATTATCGACTGTGCCTGTGAGCAGAACATCCCCTTTGTTTTTGCCCTGAACCGCAAGGCCCTGGGCCGCTGCGTGAACAAAGCAGTGCCTGTGAGCGTGGTGGGGATTTTCAGCTACGACGGGGCTCAG GACCATTTTCACAGAATGGTACAGCTGACAACAGAGGCCAGGAAGGCCTACAAAGATATGATAGCAGCTTTAGAAGAAGCAGCTAAAGGAGGACTACGAGAAACCCAACCCAGCATTTTAACACCTGAACCTGAAAAAAATGGCTTATCAGAAACTGGTAACCCAACTTCCAAGGACTCTGATGAGGATGTACCAAATTACA TTAAAGTCTGGAAGAGAAAACTTGAAGAAGAATACAACCCATATGCACTGGAGTTGGAAAAGAGTGCAGCTGCTGACATGGCGATAGTGAATTTGGAAGAGCATCAGTAA
- the SECISBP2 gene encoding selenocysteine insertion sequence-binding protein 2 isoform X2 yields the protein MSAERRPRSGRGGEGIKLSAEVKPFVPKHAAVTVAWSEPSEACVFPRYLTTCYPFVQEPSLDNGLGDPAFREYSSCSYPPDVANAYPVAGSQYHSNNSTHYNGSGLVSESSEHTYPIRQESKSLSKQRRSKESEKKLDKKRHDGSESSVRIMNRTSFPTPACSRDSMKPDRFNKTTNKKSTQTPKPESLPVPTFEASILDFHMSQSLGSSETLNVQHKSAPEAKSKASSKTLDETGTNLIPSSFDGRDGSAQPRVSWAGVLSQPSKKIISSPASEGLSRGKGKEDSEPKSETKNNASETEPEEGSEKKKKKKKKKKKTKSSTDVERPQSESTTIQEPPKIEDVEEFPDLTAASDRRNRVGSQKSSFTPALRKQSEIHIPEEPCDTQSPSLDETPKVDGLTGKQASSSVLERKKMQEASRNSGKKSQVPVQLDLGGMLAVLEQKQQTEKLKQSSKPVVFSVGGAIPLLSKEPSTATKSHRLNQGKMPHNPLDSSAPLVKKGKQREVPKAKRPTPLKKIILKEREQRKQQHLLEQKAAPKDEDNVCQSAENITENETLLQDSQAALPVMQVAEGLLENTETKESKEGSTTSKQLTTSLPKIHSRNFRDYCSQVLSKEVDSCVTDLLKELVRFQDRLYQKDPVKAKIKRRLVMGLREVLKHLKLKKLKCVIISPNCEKIQSKGGLDETLHNIIDCACEQNIPFVFALNRKALGRCVNKAVPVSVVGIFSYDGAQDHFHRMVQLTTEARKAYKDMIAALEEAAKGGLRETQPSILTPEPEKNGLSETGNPTSKDSDEDVPNYIKVWKRKLEEEYNPYALELEKSAAADMAIVNLEEHQ from the exons ACATGCTACCCATTTGTTCAGGAACCATCTTTGGATAA TGGTCTGGGAGATCCTGCCTTCCGTGAATATTCCAGCTGCTCTTACCCACCTGATGTGGCAAATGCGTATCCAGTAGCTGGCTCACAATATCATTCTAACAACTCAACACACTATAATGGTTCAGGACTAGTCAGTGAATCTTCTGAGCACACATATCCAATCAGACAAGAAAGTAAGAGTCTTTCAAAG CAGAGGAGATCaaaagaaagtgagaaaaaatTGGACAAGAAAAGACATGATGGAAGTGAGTCTTCAGTCAGAATTATGAACAGGACTTCATTCCCAACTCCTGCATGCAGCAGAGATTCCATGAAGCCAG ACAGGTTCAATAAAACTACAAACAAGAAGTCAACTCAAACTCCAAAACCAGAGTCTCTTCCTGTACCCACATTTGAAGCTAGCATTCTGGATTTCCACATGTCACAGAGTTTGGGAAGCAGTGAAACACTGAATGTACAGCACAAAAGTGCACCA gaagcaaaaagcaaagcttcATCAAAAACTTTAGATGAAACAGGAACCAATTTAATTCCCTCTTCATTTGATGGTAGAG ATGGCTCTGCTCAGCCACGTGTGTCTTGGGCTGGGGTACTTTCACAGCCctcaaagaaaattatttcatcacCAGCATCTGAAGGTCTTTCCAGAGGCAAAGGGAAGGAAGATAGTGAACCAAAG tcagaaacaaaaaacaatgcTAGTGAAACTGAGCCTGAAGAAGgttcagaaaagaagaaaaaaaagaagaaaaagaagaaaaaaacaaagtcatCCACTGATGTAGAGAGACCTCAGAGTGAATCTACTACAATACAGGAACCACCGAAGATTGAG GATGTTGAGGAGTTTCCTGATCTGACAGCTGCTTCTGATAGGAGAAACAGGGTAGGATCTCAGAAGTCATCCTTTACTCCTGCACTCAGAAAGCAGTCTGAA ATCCATATCCCTGAAGAGCCCTGTGATACtcagtctccctcactggatgAAACTCCCAAGGTGGACGGACTGACAGGGAAGCAAGCCTCATCTTCGGtattagaaagaaagaaaatgcag GAAGCATCCAGGAACAGTGGTAAGAAGAGTCAAGTTCCTGTGCAATTGGATTTGGGTGGCATGCTGGCAGTCTtggagcagaagcagcaaacagAGAAGTTGAAACAGTCTTCTAAACCTGTGGTGTTTTCAG ttGGTGGTGCCATACCATTGCTTTCAAAGGAACCTTCCACGGCCACGAAAAGTCACCGGTTGAACCAAGGAAAGATGCCTCATAACCCTCTGGATTCCAGTGCTCCCTTGGTAAAGAAAGGGAAACAGAGGGAAGTACCTAAAGCAAAGAGACCAACTCCTCTTAAAAAG ATCATtctgaaagaaagagaacaaagaaagcaacagcaccTGTTAGAACAGAAAGCAGCACCAAAAGATGAAGATAATGTTTGTCAGTCTGCagaaaatattactgaaaaCGAGACACTTCTACAGGATAGTCAAGCAG CTCTTCCTGTAATGCAAGTTGCTGAAGGGCTTCTGGAGAACACAGAGACCAAGGAATCTAAAGAAGGTTCTACAACTTCAAAGCAGCTAACCACCAGTCTTCCAAAAATCCACAGTAGGAATTTTAGAGA TTACTGCAGCCAGGTGCTTAGTAAAGAAGTTGACAGTTGTGTGACAGACCTTTTAAAAGAACTGGTTCGTTTCCAAGATCGTTTGTACCAGAAAGACCCAGTAAAGGCCAAGATAAAACGCAGGCTTGTTATGGGTCTCAGAGAAGTTCTGAAACATCTGAAGCTGAAGAAGCTGAAGTGTGTCATCATCTCTCCTAACTGTGAAAAGATTCAGTCAAAGG GTGGGCTGGATGAGACTCTGCACAACATTATCGACTGTGCCTGTGAGCAGAACATCCCCTTTGTTTTTGCCCTGAACCGCAAGGCCCTGGGCCGCTGCGTGAACAAAGCAGTGCCTGTGAGCGTGGTGGGGATTTTCAGCTACGACGGGGCTCAG GACCATTTTCACAGAATGGTACAGCTGACAACAGAGGCCAGGAAGGCCTACAAAGATATGATAGCAGCTTTAGAAGAAGCAGCTAAAGGAGGACTACGAGAAACCCAACCCAGCATTTTAACACCTGAACCTGAAAAAAATGGCTTATCAGAAACTGGTAACCCAACTTCCAAGGACTCTGATGAGGATGTACCAAATTACA TTAAAGTCTGGAAGAGAAAACTTGAAGAAGAATACAACCCATATGCACTGGAGTTGGAAAAGAGTGCAGCTGCTGACATGGCGATAGTGAATTTGGAAGAGCATCAGTAA
- the SECISBP2 gene encoding selenocysteine insertion sequence-binding protein 2 isoform X1 has translation MSAERRPRSGRGGEGIKLSAEVKPFVPKHAAVTVAWSEPSEACVFPRYLTTCYPFVQEPSLDNGLGDPAFREYSSCSYPPDVANAYPVAGSQYHSNNSTHYNGSGLVSESSEHTYPIRQESKSLSKQRRSKESEKKLDKKRHDGSESSVRIMNRTSFPTPACSRDSMKPDRFNKTTNKKSTQTPKPESLPVPTFEASILDFHMSQSLGSSETLNVQHKSAPEAKSKASSKTLDETGTNLIPSSFDGRDGSAQPRVSWAGVLSQPSKKIISSPASEGLSRGKGKEDSEPKQSETKNNASETEPEEGSEKKKKKKKKKKKTKSSTDVERPQSESTTIQEPPKIEDVEEFPDLTAASDRRNRVGSQKSSFTPALRKQSEIHIPEEPCDTQSPSLDETPKVDGLTGKQASSSVLERKKMQEASRNSGKKSQVPVQLDLGGMLAVLEQKQQTEKLKQSSKPVVFSVGGAIPLLSKEPSTATKSHRLNQGKMPHNPLDSSAPLVKKGKQREVPKAKRPTPLKKIILKEREQRKQQHLLEQKAAPKDEDNVCQSAENITENETLLQDSQAALPVMQVAEGLLENTETKESKEGSTTSKQLTTSLPKIHSRNFRDYCSQVLSKEVDSCVTDLLKELVRFQDRLYQKDPVKAKIKRRLVMGLREVLKHLKLKKLKCVIISPNCEKIQSKGGLDETLHNIIDCACEQNIPFVFALNRKALGRCVNKAVPVSVVGIFSYDGAQDHFHRMVQLTTEARKAYKDMIAALEEAAKGGLRETQPSILTPEPEKNGLSETGNPTSKDSDEDVPNYIKVWKRKLEEEYNPYALELEKSAAADMAIVNLEEHQ, from the exons ACATGCTACCCATTTGTTCAGGAACCATCTTTGGATAA TGGTCTGGGAGATCCTGCCTTCCGTGAATATTCCAGCTGCTCTTACCCACCTGATGTGGCAAATGCGTATCCAGTAGCTGGCTCACAATATCATTCTAACAACTCAACACACTATAATGGTTCAGGACTAGTCAGTGAATCTTCTGAGCACACATATCCAATCAGACAAGAAAGTAAGAGTCTTTCAAAG CAGAGGAGATCaaaagaaagtgagaaaaaatTGGACAAGAAAAGACATGATGGAAGTGAGTCTTCAGTCAGAATTATGAACAGGACTTCATTCCCAACTCCTGCATGCAGCAGAGATTCCATGAAGCCAG ACAGGTTCAATAAAACTACAAACAAGAAGTCAACTCAAACTCCAAAACCAGAGTCTCTTCCTGTACCCACATTTGAAGCTAGCATTCTGGATTTCCACATGTCACAGAGTTTGGGAAGCAGTGAAACACTGAATGTACAGCACAAAAGTGCACCA gaagcaaaaagcaaagcttcATCAAAAACTTTAGATGAAACAGGAACCAATTTAATTCCCTCTTCATTTGATGGTAGAG ATGGCTCTGCTCAGCCACGTGTGTCTTGGGCTGGGGTACTTTCACAGCCctcaaagaaaattatttcatcacCAGCATCTGAAGGTCTTTCCAGAGGCAAAGGGAAGGAAGATAGTGAACCAAAG CagtcagaaacaaaaaacaatgcTAGTGAAACTGAGCCTGAAGAAGgttcagaaaagaagaaaaaaaagaagaaaaagaagaaaaaaacaaagtcatCCACTGATGTAGAGAGACCTCAGAGTGAATCTACTACAATACAGGAACCACCGAAGATTGAG GATGTTGAGGAGTTTCCTGATCTGACAGCTGCTTCTGATAGGAGAAACAGGGTAGGATCTCAGAAGTCATCCTTTACTCCTGCACTCAGAAAGCAGTCTGAA ATCCATATCCCTGAAGAGCCCTGTGATACtcagtctccctcactggatgAAACTCCCAAGGTGGACGGACTGACAGGGAAGCAAGCCTCATCTTCGGtattagaaagaaagaaaatgcag GAAGCATCCAGGAACAGTGGTAAGAAGAGTCAAGTTCCTGTGCAATTGGATTTGGGTGGCATGCTGGCAGTCTtggagcagaagcagcaaacagAGAAGTTGAAACAGTCTTCTAAACCTGTGGTGTTTTCAG ttGGTGGTGCCATACCATTGCTTTCAAAGGAACCTTCCACGGCCACGAAAAGTCACCGGTTGAACCAAGGAAAGATGCCTCATAACCCTCTGGATTCCAGTGCTCCCTTGGTAAAGAAAGGGAAACAGAGGGAAGTACCTAAAGCAAAGAGACCAACTCCTCTTAAAAAG ATCATtctgaaagaaagagaacaaagaaagcaacagcaccTGTTAGAACAGAAAGCAGCACCAAAAGATGAAGATAATGTTTGTCAGTCTGCagaaaatattactgaaaaCGAGACACTTCTACAGGATAGTCAAGCAG CTCTTCCTGTAATGCAAGTTGCTGAAGGGCTTCTGGAGAACACAGAGACCAAGGAATCTAAAGAAGGTTCTACAACTTCAAAGCAGCTAACCACCAGTCTTCCAAAAATCCACAGTAGGAATTTTAGAGA TTACTGCAGCCAGGTGCTTAGTAAAGAAGTTGACAGTTGTGTGACAGACCTTTTAAAAGAACTGGTTCGTTTCCAAGATCGTTTGTACCAGAAAGACCCAGTAAAGGCCAAGATAAAACGCAGGCTTGTTATGGGTCTCAGAGAAGTTCTGAAACATCTGAAGCTGAAGAAGCTGAAGTGTGTCATCATCTCTCCTAACTGTGAAAAGATTCAGTCAAAGG GTGGGCTGGATGAGACTCTGCACAACATTATCGACTGTGCCTGTGAGCAGAACATCCCCTTTGTTTTTGCCCTGAACCGCAAGGCCCTGGGCCGCTGCGTGAACAAAGCAGTGCCTGTGAGCGTGGTGGGGATTTTCAGCTACGACGGGGCTCAG GACCATTTTCACAGAATGGTACAGCTGACAACAGAGGCCAGGAAGGCCTACAAAGATATGATAGCAGCTTTAGAAGAAGCAGCTAAAGGAGGACTACGAGAAACCCAACCCAGCATTTTAACACCTGAACCTGAAAAAAATGGCTTATCAGAAACTGGTAACCCAACTTCCAAGGACTCTGATGAGGATGTACCAAATTACA TTAAAGTCTGGAAGAGAAAACTTGAAGAAGAATACAACCCATATGCACTGGAGTTGGAAAAGAGTGCAGCTGCTGACATGGCGATAGTGAATTTGGAAGAGCATCAGTAA